A portion of the Oxynema aestuarii AP17 genome contains these proteins:
- the ldpA gene encoding circadian clock protein LdpA, which yields MIHVNSPLKALSQGHWFKLICGASFGHLPAVRNLALAYTLVGADCIDVAADPAVIAAAKQGIEAALEVAAARGDRLGIGGNLRRPLLMASLNDGEDPHFRKAEFNPAICPSDCPRPCERICPARAIRFESSRSGVIDELCYGCGRCLPVCPIGQIVTRSYVVAPGTIAQLILDSGIDAIEIHTQVGRLEDFKRLWGAIAPKVNRLQVLAISCPDAEGSIDYLRSLYAAIAPLPCPLIWQTDGRPMSGDIGAGTTHAAVKFARKVLAADLPGYVQLAGGTNHHTVAKLQQEGLLRTTSGADKQAIAGIAYGSYARALLAPVLDQLEIADGTQTPEVMPLEQQPDLLREAVNLADSLVSPLKIPIQLQNTTNNYTPAIDATMTRKPSAPLES from the coding sequence CCCTGGTGGGGGCTGACTGCATTGATGTTGCAGCCGATCCAGCCGTCATTGCGGCAGCCAAACAAGGCATTGAGGCGGCGCTAGAGGTCGCCGCAGCGCGAGGCGATCGCCTGGGGATCGGGGGAAACCTCCGTCGTCCTTTGTTGATGGCGAGTTTGAACGACGGCGAAGATCCGCATTTTAGAAAAGCTGAATTTAACCCGGCGATTTGTCCGTCGGATTGTCCGCGCCCGTGCGAGCGGATTTGTCCGGCGCGGGCGATCCGCTTCGAGTCGTCGCGATCCGGGGTGATTGACGAGCTGTGTTATGGCTGCGGGCGCTGTCTGCCCGTTTGTCCGATCGGCCAGATCGTCACCCGGTCCTACGTGGTGGCGCCGGGGACGATCGCCCAACTGATTCTCGACAGTGGGATCGACGCGATCGAAATTCATACCCAAGTCGGACGGTTGGAGGATTTCAAACGGCTGTGGGGGGCGATCGCGCCGAAAGTCAACCGACTGCAGGTGTTAGCGATTAGCTGCCCGGACGCTGAAGGGTCGATCGATTACCTGCGATCGCTGTACGCGGCGATCGCGCCACTTCCGTGTCCCCTGATTTGGCAAACCGACGGTCGCCCCATGAGTGGCGATATTGGCGCCGGAACCACCCACGCCGCCGTTAAATTTGCCCGCAAAGTGCTGGCGGCGGACTTACCGGGGTACGTGCAGCTCGCGGGGGGTACCAATCACCATACGGTCGCCAAACTCCAGCAAGAAGGCTTGTTGCGCACCACTTCCGGCGCCGATAAGCAAGCAATCGCCGGAATTGCCTACGGCAGCTACGCCCGCGCCTTACTCGCTCCCGTATTAGACCAACTCGAAATCGCCGACGGGACGCAGACCCCCGAAGTCATGCCGTTGGAACAGCAGCCCGATTTACTGCGCGAAGCGGTGAATTTAGCGGATTCCCTGGTTTCCCCACTCAAAATTCCTATACAATTACAAAATACTACAAACAACTACACTCCTGCGATCGATGCGACGATGACCCGGAAACCATCTGCTCCATTGGAGAGCTAA
- a CDS encoding R3H domain-containing nucleic acid-binding protein — MQITDDLNQLLDILPESIRTPLEQQEQLGSLVEVVMDLGRIPEARFPEGAKYLSDLPVSRNDLNYCIARVGEFSGDNRAGIEQTLHRISAMRNRQGEIIGLTLRVGRAVFGTIGTIRDLVERGQSILMLGRPGVGKTTALREIARVLADDLHKRVVIIDTSNEIAGDGDIPHPAIGRSRRMQVATPEQQHKVMIEAVENHMPEVIVIDEIGTELEALAARTIAERGVQLVGTAHGNQIENLIKNPTLSDLVGGIQSVTLGDDEARRRGSQKTVLERKAPPTFEVAVEMIERQRWVVHENVAETVDCLLRGRQPTPQIRTISETGKVTITRELPQPQGLPTVAAPPFGATGWRASGQMKALPMQNRGDRPGRRDRELGSEHKSFEQMLEESLYSQSYRGERSRGVDDEFAMGASGPNGEDLPLHVYTYAVSRHQLDRVIRTLSLPVVTTKDIDGADAVLALRSHVKNHSKLRQMAKNRQLPIYTIKASSIPQITHALKRLLHMDGDALEEVTDLSLFSQSGSEDEIEALEEARLAVEQIVLPKGQPVELLPRSPKVRKMQHELVEHYRLKSCSFGDEPNRRLRIYPA; from the coding sequence ATGCAGATTACCGACGACCTCAATCAACTGCTCGACATTCTGCCCGAAAGCATTCGCACTCCCTTAGAACAGCAGGAGCAATTGGGCAGCTTGGTTGAGGTGGTCATGGATTTGGGTCGTATTCCGGAAGCGCGCTTTCCCGAAGGCGCCAAATATTTATCCGATCTCCCGGTCTCTCGCAACGATCTCAACTACTGCATCGCACGAGTCGGCGAATTCAGTGGCGACAACCGCGCCGGAATCGAACAAACCCTGCACCGGATTAGCGCCATGCGGAACCGCCAGGGAGAAATTATCGGCTTGACCTTGCGGGTGGGACGTGCGGTATTCGGCACGATCGGCACGATTCGCGATTTAGTCGAGCGGGGTCAGTCGATTTTGATGCTAGGACGCCCGGGAGTGGGAAAAACGACGGCCTTGCGCGAAATTGCGCGAGTTCTCGCCGACGATCTGCACAAACGGGTGGTGATTATCGATACGTCGAACGAAATTGCCGGGGACGGCGACATCCCCCATCCGGCGATCGGGCGATCGCGCCGGATGCAAGTGGCGACGCCGGAACAGCAACATAAGGTCATGATCGAGGCGGTGGAAAACCACATGCCGGAAGTGATCGTAATCGACGAAATCGGAACCGAACTCGAAGCCCTGGCGGCGCGCACGATCGCCGAACGCGGCGTGCAACTGGTGGGAACGGCCCACGGCAATCAAATCGAAAATTTAATCAAAAACCCGACCCTTTCCGACCTCGTGGGGGGCATCCAGTCGGTGACCTTGGGCGACGACGAAGCGCGACGGCGCGGGTCTCAGAAAACCGTACTCGAACGCAAGGCACCGCCGACGTTCGAGGTGGCGGTGGAAATGATCGAGCGTCAGCGCTGGGTCGTTCACGAGAATGTCGCGGAAACGGTGGATTGCTTGTTGCGCGGTCGCCAACCGACGCCGCAAATCCGCACGATTAGCGAAACCGGGAAGGTGACGATTACCCGCGAACTGCCCCAACCCCAAGGACTGCCCACAGTGGCGGCGCCTCCCTTTGGCGCTACCGGGTGGCGCGCGTCGGGCCAGATGAAGGCGCTGCCAATGCAAAATCGGGGCGATCGCCCGGGGCGCCGCGATCGCGAACTCGGCAGCGAACATAAATCGTTCGAGCAGATGCTCGAAGAATCGCTTTATTCGCAATCCTACCGAGGCGAAAGGTCCCGGGGGGTCGATGACGAGTTCGCGATGGGCGCAAGCGGGCCGAATGGCGAGGATTTACCGCTTCACGTTTACACTTACGCAGTCAGTCGCCACCAACTCGATCGCGTCATCCGGACGTTATCGTTACCCGTGGTGACGACGAAGGATATCGACGGCGCCGATGCCGTCTTGGCCCTGCGATCGCACGTCAAAAATCACTCGAAATTGCGCCAAATGGCGAAAAATCGCCAACTCCCGATCTATACGATTAAAGCCAGCAGCATTCCTCAAATTACTCACGCCCTCAAGCGATTGCTGCATATGGATGGGGATGCGCTGGAGGAAGTCACGGATTTGAGCTTGTTTTCGCAAAGTGGTAGCGAAGACGAGATCGAAGCCCTGGAAGAAGCGCGCTTGGCGGTCGAGCAAATCGTGCTACCGAAAGGACAACCCGTGGAATTGCTGCCACGATCGCCCAAAGTTCGCAAAATGCAGCACGAACTCGTCGAACATTATCGTCTGAAATCGTGCAGTTTCGGCGACGAACCCAACCGCCGCCTACGGATTTATCCGGCGTGA
- a CDS encoding TIGR00725 family protein, with product MGSKIAIGIMGPGLGATKLDCDRAYRLGAEIARHGWVLISGGRNVGVMDAANRGAKSAGGLTVGILPTDDRWGVSEAVDIAIPTGMGSARNNINVLASDVTIACGMGPGTASEIALALKANKKVIILNDRPESQQFFQSLSPQRAIVVDSVEAAIAQVRAIVDRFE from the coding sequence ATGGGGAGCAAAATTGCGATCGGGATTATGGGGCCGGGGTTGGGTGCGACGAAACTCGACTGCGATCGCGCCTACCGACTCGGCGCCGAGATCGCCCGCCACGGCTGGGTTTTGATTAGTGGAGGGCGCAACGTCGGCGTCATGGATGCGGCAAATCGGGGCGCCAAAAGCGCGGGAGGCTTGACCGTGGGGATTTTGCCGACGGACGATCGCTGGGGGGTTTCCGAGGCGGTGGATATCGCCATTCCAACGGGCATGGGAAGCGCCCGCAACAATATCAATGTCTTAGCCAGCGACGTGACGATCGCCTGCGGGATGGGTCCGGGGACGGCGTCGGAAATTGCCCTGGCGTTGAAAGCGAATAAAAAGGTAATTATACTTAACGACCGTCCCGAAAGTCAGCAATTTTTTCAAAGTTTGTCGCCGCAACGGGCGATCGTGGTCGATTCCGTGGAAGCGGCGATCGCGCAGGTACGGGCGATCGTCGATCGCTTCGAGTAA
- a CDS encoding SRPBCC family protein, which translates to MLHFEYSSLINAPVETVWKFHERPDILDILTPPWQPVRVVRRDRGLEVGSISEFLIFLGPFPVRWVARHTACETHRLFVDEQQSGPMEFWMHRHEFSAENGKTRLTDAIEYAIPGGWWSELLLGWWVESRLRDMFRYRHEVTQRECEKLTEI; encoded by the coding sequence ATGCTGCATTTCGAGTATTCATCTTTAATTAATGCTCCAGTAGAGACGGTCTGGAAATTCCACGAACGTCCCGATATTTTAGATATTTTAACGCCTCCGTGGCAGCCCGTGCGGGTCGTGCGGCGCGATCGCGGGTTGGAGGTCGGGTCGATCTCGGAATTTCTAATTTTTCTCGGTCCGTTTCCCGTTCGCTGGGTCGCACGTCATACCGCCTGCGAAACCCACCGCCTGTTTGTGGACGAACAACAAAGCGGACCGATGGAATTTTGGATGCACCGCCACGAATTTAGTGCGGAAAATGGGAAAACTCGACTCACCGACGCGATTGAATATGCAATTCCGGGGGGATGGTGGAGCGAATTATTATTGGGTTGGTGGGTCGAATCTCGACTTCGGGACATGTTTCGCTACCGTCACGAAGTCACCCAACGGGAATGCGAAAAATTAACAGAAATTTGA
- a CDS encoding CPXCG motif-containing cysteine-rich protein, with translation MDNTAEYCCAYCGESNATFIDFSAGTHQSYVEDCQVCCQPNILYVRIDEDTLDIEIDSAPES, from the coding sequence ATGGACAATACCGCCGAATATTGTTGCGCGTACTGCGGCGAATCGAATGCGACGTTTATCGACTTCAGCGCCGGAACCCATCAATCTTATGTAGAAGACTGTCAAGTTTGCTGTCAGCCGAATATTTTATATGTTCGTATCGATGAAGATACCCTCGATATCGAGATCGATAGCGCACCGGAAAGTTAA
- a CDS encoding B12-binding domain-containing radical SAM protein — protein MTSTVFDAERLLFTPAIPDADAIELIYAFPNDYSIGITSLGYQIVWSTLASRQDVAVSRLFLDLHEPLPTTPELFGFSVSWELDYVNILGLLESLNIPIRASDRGAGDPLIFGGGPVLTANPEPFADFFDLILLGDGENLLNAFVEAYKTVRSRDRASQLRTLARVPGIYVPSLYQVTYDRPDGAIAAIEPVDPDIPERIAKQTYRGNTLSVSPVVTEKAAWPDIFMVEVVRSCPEMCRFCLASYLTLPFRTASVDASLIPAIERGLTVTRRIGLLGASVTQHPEFSHLLDYLCQPQFDDVRLSIASVRTNTVTEQLARTLAQRGTKSLTIAVESGSDRVRKIINKKLENSEIIDAAINAKAGGLKGLKLYGMAGIPGEEAEDLEATVEMMRSLKKAAPGLQLTLGCSTFVPKAHTPFQWFGVNSEAKKRLKTLQKELGRLKIDFRPESYNWSVIQALISRGDRRVSHLLELVRHYGDSLGSYRRAFKELHGQLPDLDFYVRENWDLNQILPWNHLDGPLPVATLKKHLDEASRYFPASTKVR, from the coding sequence GTGACTTCTACCGTTTTTGATGCCGAACGCCTCTTATTTACTCCTGCCATTCCCGACGCCGATGCGATTGAGCTTATCTATGCTTTTCCTAACGACTACAGCATCGGAATTACCAGTCTCGGCTATCAAATTGTCTGGTCTACTCTCGCCAGTCGTCAAGATGTCGCCGTTTCCCGCCTCTTTTTAGACCTCCACGAACCTTTACCGACGACCCCGGAATTGTTCGGATTTTCCGTATCTTGGGAATTAGATTATGTCAACATTCTCGGTCTGTTAGAATCGCTCAATATCCCCATTCGTGCGAGCGATCGCGGCGCCGGAGATCCGCTAATTTTTGGCGGCGGTCCGGTCTTGACCGCCAATCCCGAACCCTTCGCCGACTTTTTCGACCTCATCCTCCTCGGCGACGGCGAAAACCTCCTCAACGCATTCGTCGAAGCTTACAAAACCGTGCGATCGCGCGATCGGGCCAGTCAATTGCGCACTTTAGCACGAGTTCCCGGCATTTACGTGCCTAGTTTATATCAAGTGACCTACGATCGCCCGGACGGTGCGATCGCCGCGATCGAACCCGTCGATCCTGACATCCCCGAACGCATCGCCAAGCAAACCTATCGCGGAAATACCCTGTCCGTCTCTCCCGTGGTCACGGAAAAAGCCGCCTGGCCCGATATTTTTATGGTCGAGGTGGTCCGTAGTTGTCCGGAAATGTGCCGTTTTTGCCTCGCCAGCTATCTCACTTTGCCGTTTAGAACTGCCAGTGTAGATGCTTCTCTCATTCCGGCGATCGAGCGTGGATTGACCGTCACCCGGCGTATCGGCTTACTCGGCGCGTCGGTCACCCAACATCCGGAGTTTTCTCACTTACTCGACTATCTCTGTCAGCCCCAATTTGACGACGTGCGCCTCAGTATTGCGTCCGTCCGCACGAATACGGTCACCGAACAACTCGCACGAACCCTCGCGCAACGGGGAACGAAATCTCTCACGATTGCCGTCGAAAGTGGCAGCGATCGCGTGCGAAAAATTATTAATAAAAAACTGGAAAACTCGGAAATAATCGACGCCGCCATTAACGCCAAAGCAGGAGGATTGAAAGGCTTAAAACTCTATGGAATGGCGGGAATTCCAGGAGAAGAAGCCGAAGATTTAGAAGCGACGGTCGAGATGATGCGATCGCTCAAAAAAGCCGCGCCGGGTTTGCAACTGACCCTCGGATGCAGCACCTTTGTCCCTAAAGCGCACACGCCGTTTCAATGGTTTGGGGTCAACTCCGAGGCGAAAAAGCGCTTGAAGACATTACAAAAAGAATTGGGACGGTTAAAGATCGATTTTCGTCCTGAAAGTTATAACTGGTCCGTGATTCAAGCCTTGATTTCGCGAGGCGATCGGCGCGTCTCCCACTTGTTAGAATTAGTCCGTCATTATGGCGATTCTCTCGGGAGTTATCGCCGTGCATTTAAAGAATTGCACGGACAACTCCCAGACCTCGACTTTTACGTTCGCGAGAACTGGGATTTAAACCAAATCCTCCCCTGGAATCATCTTGACGGTCCGTTACCTGTAGCCACCTTGAAAAAACATCTCGACGAAGCAAGTCGTTATTTTCCCGCTTCTACAAAGGTTCGCTAA
- a CDS encoding SemiSWEET transporter: MIVTFLGLLAGTLTTISFLPQVIKTWKSKSAKDVSLEMFLIFCSGVFLWIVYGILVGDTPVIVANFVTFILASTILWLKLKYR; the protein is encoded by the coding sequence ATGATAGTAACCTTTCTCGGATTACTCGCCGGAACGTTAACGACGATTTCTTTTCTTCCCCAAGTCATTAAAACCTGGAAAAGTAAATCGGCTAAAGACGTTTCTTTAGAAATGTTTTTAATCTTCTGCTCTGGAGTATTTCTCTGGATCGTTTACGGTATTTTAGTCGGCGATACTCCCGTAATTGTCGCTAATTTTGTTACTTTTATTTTAGCTTCGACAATCTTATGGCTTAAACTAAAATATAGATAA
- a CDS encoding phytoene desaturase family protein, translating into METFDYIIFGAGLGGLSAAACLTRQGYRVAVLEKHYLPGGCCHTFDYGNYSFCADVHYIYQCGPGQTVDLFFNYIDRPIAFNSLDPDCIDRIITPDADFRIPLGWENLRRRLLAEFPEEATAIHRYCDEIAQFNAEVRRLGREVHWYDRHLADWLKLPKYWHLFRRRHWTLQDLYDRCGLSPKLQAILAGQSGDYALPPAEIALLSHTAVVWNYSEGAYYPKAHFKAFVDTIVEAIDEGGSAVLLSNPVEHIDVRDGEVKGAIAAGIRYEASRGYISDLDPKLTVSLMHDGTGLRDRERHRLTDYEYSASAFNIYLGLDKRFDPKAYGIGNWNIWYYPTGNLNRAYQKQLEGDLEYPWIFLSSPTCKSDEPGMAPEGHHVLEIATVCPYEPFKKLHESDRKAYRSLKREFYQKIMQSVRDLIPDVDRYARLKVYGTPTTSEYYLGQPQGNIYGAKLIPQQVGLNRLGYTTQLPNLFFVGASSGYPSVPGVIKNGMNLVSLLTGISIGKQSRDRAEELVKI; encoded by the coding sequence ATGGAAACCTTCGATTACATCATTTTTGGAGCCGGATTAGGCGGACTCTCTGCCGCCGCTTGCCTCACCCGTCAAGGCTATCGCGTCGCTGTTTTAGAAAAACATTACTTACCCGGCGGTTGCTGTCACACCTTCGACTACGGAAACTATAGTTTTTGCGCCGACGTTCACTATATTTATCAATGCGGTCCGGGTCAGACGGTCGATCTCTTTTTCAACTACATCGATCGCCCCATTGCGTTTAACTCCCTCGACCCCGATTGTATCGATCGCATCATCACCCCAGACGCCGACTTTCGCATCCCCCTCGGTTGGGAAAACTTACGCCGACGCCTCCTCGCCGAATTCCCCGAAGAAGCCACCGCCATTCATCGCTATTGCGATGAAATCGCCCAATTCAATGCCGAAGTTCGCCGTCTCGGTCGGGAGGTTCACTGGTACGATCGCCATCTCGCCGATTGGTTAAAATTGCCAAAATACTGGCACTTATTCCGCCGCCGTCATTGGACGTTACAAGACCTCTACGATCGCTGCGGACTTTCACCGAAATTACAAGCCATTTTAGCCGGACAAAGCGGCGATTACGCCCTGCCTCCCGCCGAAATTGCCCTCTTGAGTCATACCGCCGTCGTTTGGAATTACTCCGAAGGCGCTTACTATCCCAAAGCTCATTTTAAAGCCTTTGTCGATACTATTGTTGAGGCTATTGATGAAGGAGGAAGTGCGGTTTTACTGTCCAATCCTGTCGAACATATTGACGTTCGCGATGGGGAAGTCAAAGGGGCGATCGCTGCCGGAATTCGCTACGAAGCTTCGCGAGGCTATATTAGCGATTTAGATCCGAAATTGACGGTTTCTTTAATGCACGATGGAACCGGACTCCGCGATCGCGAACGCCATCGCTTGACCGATTACGAATATTCCGCCAGTGCGTTTAATATTTACCTCGGTTTAGACAAACGTTTCGATCCGAAAGCTTACGGAATTGGCAATTGGAATATTTGGTATTATCCCACGGGAAATCTCAATCGGGCATATCAAAAACAACTCGAAGGCGATCTCGAATATCCCTGGATCTTCCTATCTTCTCCGACGTGCAAATCCGACGAACCGGGAATGGCTCCAGAAGGCCATCACGTGTTAGAAATTGCCACCGTTTGTCCTTACGAACCCTTTAAAAAACTGCACGAAAGCGATCGCAAAGCTTATCGATCGCTCAAACGGGAATTTTATCAAAAAATAATGCAAAGCGTTCGCGATTTAATTCCAGATGTCGATCGATATGCTCGTTTGAAAGTCTACGGGACTCCGACGACGAGCGAATATTATTTAGGTCAACCTCAAGGAAATATTTACGGTGCGAAGTTAATCCCGCAACAAGTCGGTTTAAATCGATTGGGATATACGACACAATTGCCAAATTTGTTTTTTGTGGGAGCTAGTTCGGGGTATCCCAGCGTTCCCGGTGTCATCAAAAATGGCATGAATTTGGTATCTCTACTGACCGGGATATCGATTGGGAAACAATCGCGCGATCGCGCTGAAGAATTAGTCAAAATTTAG
- a CDS encoding YkvA family protein, with the protein MSYSIQSIYNWYRNTLRNPKYRWWIILGTLAYVLSPFDISPDFLPIVGQIDDIAVISLLVAEVSQMTMDYFKSRQGDRDRQGSDFAVNSENATTTVDVEASGTPVSELD; encoded by the coding sequence ATGAGCTATTCCATCCAATCCATCTATAACTGGTATCGCAATACCCTCCGCAATCCGAAATATCGCTGGTGGATTATTTTAGGAACCTTGGCTTATGTCTTGAGTCCGTTTGATATTTCGCCGGACTTCCTGCCAATTGTCGGACAAATTGACGATATTGCAGTAATCAGTTTGCTCGTTGCCGAAGTCTCGCAAATGACGATGGACTACTTCAAATCGCGGCAAGGCGATCGCGACCGTCAGGGTTCCGACTTTGCCGTCAATAGCGAGAACGCGACGACCACGGTAGATGTAGAAGCGTCCGGCACTCCCGTTTCCGAGTTAGATTAA
- the lpxD gene encoding UDP-3-O-(3-hydroxymyristoyl)glucosamine N-acyltransferase: MKFSELIAQLGDLVLDSRLDTTQGDPEICGVAAIDDAMTASLSYVESAKFAPQIATTQASALILPQDEGIQARANERAIPWLSTREPRLAFARAIALFYKPFHPESEIHPSATVDPEAEIGEGVYIGPHVTVGAGVKIGNRACLHANTVIYPDVEIGDRVILHANCTIHERTHIGADCVIHSGVVIGGEGFGFVATANGWIKMEQSGCTILEDGVEVGSNSTIDRPAVGETRIGRQTKIDNLVQIGHGCQIGENCAIAAQVGLAGGVRVGDRVILAGQVGVSNQVRIGDGAIASAKSGIHSDIAPGEIVSGYPAINNKLWLKAVAIYNRLPEIYRSLKDVQRQLGKNSNN; the protein is encoded by the coding sequence ATGAAATTTAGCGAACTGATAGCACAACTCGGCGATTTAGTCCTCGACAGCCGCCTCGACACCACACAAGGGGATCCGGAGATTTGTGGAGTGGCGGCGATCGACGATGCCATGACCGCGAGTTTGAGTTATGTTGAAAGTGCCAAATTTGCCCCCCAAATCGCTACGACCCAAGCGAGTGCCTTAATTTTGCCCCAGGACGAAGGGATTCAGGCGCGGGCGAACGAGCGCGCTATCCCCTGGCTGAGTACCCGAGAACCCCGACTCGCTTTTGCCCGGGCGATCGCCCTATTTTACAAACCCTTTCATCCCGAGAGTGAAATTCACCCGAGTGCGACCGTCGATCCGGAGGCGGAGATCGGCGAAGGGGTTTATATCGGACCGCACGTGACTGTCGGCGCCGGGGTCAAAATTGGCAATCGAGCCTGTTTGCACGCCAACACCGTGATTTATCCCGATGTCGAAATCGGCGATCGCGTTATCTTGCACGCCAACTGTACGATTCACGAACGCACCCACATCGGCGCCGATTGTGTCATTCATAGTGGCGTCGTCATTGGCGGCGAAGGGTTCGGCTTCGTGGCGACGGCGAACGGCTGGATCAAAATGGAACAATCGGGATGCACGATTTTAGAAGACGGGGTAGAAGTTGGCAGTAACAGCACCATCGACCGTCCCGCCGTCGGCGAAACCCGCATCGGTCGCCAGACGAAAATTGACAATTTAGTGCAAATCGGTCACGGCTGTCAGATCGGCGAAAATTGTGCGATCGCCGCCCAAGTCGGCTTGGCGGGAGGGGTTCGCGTGGGCGATCGGGTCATCCTCGCCGGACAGGTGGGTGTTTCCAACCAAGTGCGGATTGGGGACGGGGCGATCGCCTCGGCGAAATCGGGGATCCACAGCGATATCGCCCCCGGGGAGATCGTTTCGGGGTATCCGGCGATTAATAATAAACTTTGGTTGAAAGCGGTAGCGATTTACAATCGACTGCCGGAGATTTATCGATCGCTCAAGGACGTTCAACGTCAGTTGGGAAAAAATAGTAATAACTAA
- a CDS encoding AbrB family transcriptional regulator has protein sequence MSETATSPLTGKALLQKIKELSHLPRRETAKRCGYYTTTRNNQTRVNLTDFYDAVLAARGIPLSPEGTKDGRGREPTYRVSVHKNGQIVIGSTYTHAMGLKPGDEFEIKLGYKHIHLIQVGADKNGSDLDDDELLEDEE, from the coding sequence ATGAGTGAAACAGCTACAAGCCCCCTGACGGGAAAAGCGCTACTTCAAAAAATAAAAGAACTCTCGCACTTACCCCGGAGAGAAACTGCAAAGCGCTGCGGATACTACACGACAACAAGAAATAACCAGACCCGCGTAAATCTAACGGATTTTTATGATGCGGTTCTGGCTGCTCGCGGCATTCCTCTGAGTCCTGAAGGGACAAAAGATGGTCGCGGTCGCGAGCCGACCTATCGGGTAAGCGTCCACAAAAATGGTCAAATCGTCATCGGTTCCACTTACACTCATGCGATGGGATTAAAACCCGGCGATGAGTTTGAAATTAAGTTGGGCTACAAACACATTCACCTGATCCAGGTGGGTGCGGATAAAAATGGCTCCGACCTCGATGACGACGAACTGTTAGAAGACGAAGAATAA